The window ttttatatttcgtttaaacaccttcaacttgtattttatgtatactttaaGTCCTTTAAATTTATATTGTATCAGTTCAACCCCTTAATGAAATGTCATTTCATGAAAAAACTAAATGTCAAAAAAACAATTACTGAATTTGTGAGAGAATAACACTTTTATTTCCTTTACCCAAATAACATTTTCCATTTTTATTAATTAGAATTTAAATTTAACTTTACACCATATATGAACCATTGATCGATTTATTTAAAGGCCTACTACCTTCTTTTCATTCTCTTATTATTATTGTATGTaatatgtaatgtaatgtaatatgtaatgtattgtatatgtattatattatatattatatattattatattattatggttACATGCCTTTCAACTTatactaattattttaaaaattattaaagaTGTAGGGATGTatggttttgttttgtttttttttcttaattctttttttattacttttaatatgTTTGTTCTAATAAAGTATTCTAACATTTTATATCTCATGTTAGATTAAACTAACccttatttttaaaataaataagaaaataGAAAAAGTTTAAATACCTTAGAAAACTTGCTTATTCAAATTTACTTAAATATTGGTgtgttatatacttatatatatatatatagttttacttAAATATTGGTGTGTTATATATAGTGCTTGGATTTAGAGAGGTTAGCTTTTTGATTTTCGTCCCGCGATGGTAGCTTAGTGGTTGGGGGACATGCAATATAAAGCGGTGGTCATTGGTTCAATTCCAACCCCGTGTCTCTTTAAACATGGGTTACGCGATTTTTCTCTCATATGTTGGTTGTGAGACCGGTCGGTGTGGGACCGCCAGAGGGTCGGTTTTACCTTTTCTTTAGCTTTTTGATTTTCGATCAAAAATTTTATCAAGTCATAAAGCTGGTCATGAAATTTTTTTTGCTACCAGTGAAAAATTTTTCTAGATCCGCCACTGCCGACACCCGTAGACCCGGATCAGACCCGGCCCAATTATGTCGGGTTTCAGTTTTCCCCGTCGGGTTCGGGCATTTTTGCTATCCCTAATTAAGAGTTTAGGTTTAAGCCTCATTGGGATACTTATATATGTGCCACGATGTACATAACTTTGCGGGGTACTTTAGTTGTATGATTCTCGTTTAAAAAAGAAAGTTAAAATAATTGTTTTAAGAAACACATTTTTCTAACCTTCGGTTTCACATTTTCTCAAAAATTCATTATTATAGACGTGTACATGTATTAAACAAGTGGACACTTAATACTCAGTAAATAGTGAAACCCTTTGAACATATTGATATTAGTAGAACAGTAATACCGGCttcttaataattattaattattttaacccttatatatatatatatatatatatatatatatatatatatatatatatatatatatatatatatatatatatataaaatactaaaaacccattgtagttttgagtttacgTTCAGTCCCTAAAATTCGTCTCATTTTACACAACAGCCCTTCAAGTTTAAACTTTTTCAGggataaaaagtgtaaatatataattttattaaaaaaaaaataataattccaCCCATATTtataacgggtcatatcttctccctCGGTGCCAGTTAAATTTTTCCgataccaccgttcaactcgaaaaaatctcacgaacccaacgtgactaactatacgcgaaacggacaattctcaaaaaacgcttaacacaacgacaacccgtatctttttGTTCGatgcaagttaaatttttccgacagcaccgttacactcgaaaaatttgtatgaacaaaacgaaacttactacgttcgaaacggacactttttaaaaaacgcttagacaacgacatctaaaacggcgcttaagatatgagccgttttcccctctgtaaatacacaacgctacgttaaatatgaatacacaggccgaaagcccccgccgcatcacgcgggccggatccggactagtttATACTAAAAAATAATGTAAATATCCAATATGATTTGATTTACACATTAGTAAGGTTCGaaatttaacaacaacaacaaaacccaataccacatgagtggtctatgagagaggtgagatgtagacaatcctgacCTTattcgagaataaaaacaagtcatttctccaccaagagtgaaacactctcaaaagtagagaaagtcattcaTCTCTCTATTCgacaaagagattgcttccgagtggacctccggctattaagtaggaaatttttttaaaataaaattaaaaagaaaattgagacgccatgaaaatggtagaatcaaatttccatgagttttaaatcaTGTCtctaattcaatttaggctctaaacggcagtcaagacgtcaataaatcgacgcttactGTTGACTCAAAAATAGAGACGAAGCGTTGGAAATCTAACATTCATATTCATATAAATTATAAAAGAACATATCAATTCAATTAATTAAGTTATATCAACTGCGTAAATACAGAAGTTTAAGTGATTACCTATGTTTTCAGTCTTAAACATTAAGGTTTAAGTGATTACTATGTTTTTAGTCATAAACATTAATTCATGTAAAAAATTAATATTGCATTAAATATTACCAAAATAATCAAACCTTCACCCTTAATTCCCAATTGGCTTCCTTTCATACCACGTCTCTCTCTATATATCCATATCTAAAACCAGTATTTACAGGCTTAATTTCTTGAATCTTTTTTCTCCTTTTTCTTAAAAACCTCTCAAACTTTAAGGTTACACTACTTTATTGTTTCCATGGCTTTCTCATTTCTACTTATTTATAACATCCCCATACCTTTCATTTCCATTTCAATTACTTCAATCAATTCTACTCTCATTCTCTCAATTTATTCATAAATCGCCCtctcatatatatacatgtatatctctTTTTCTAGTTTTAGATTCTACATATAAAAAAAGTTTCATATATTTTTGTTTCTTGACAAAAAGTTCTGATCTTTTTGTAGTTTGAAAAATTCAAGATTTCTGTAGTGTTTCAAGACTTTTAAATATGATGATGGAGAATTATGAAAATCGAAACAAAGATGATCAACTGTTTTTACCACCCGGATTTCGATTCCATCCTACCGATGAAGAATTGATCACTCATTATTTGATCAATAAATTTCTTGACAACAACTTTTCAGCTAAAGCAATTGGAGAAGTTGACATGAACAAAATTGAACCTTGGGAATTGCCAGGTGAGTtaggcttttgttttcttttttttagTTCATTTCCATTCAATTTGTTGAAAGTTTCTAACTTTCTATTTCGGGTATGTTTTAATTTTTATTTCGAATAAAGGGTTGGCGAAAATGGGCGAAAAAGAATGGTATTTTTTCTGTGTAAGGGATAGAAAGTATCCCACTGGATTAAGAACAAACAGAGCAACTGGAGCAGGGTACTGGAAAGCTACCGGAAAAGATAAAGAGATTTTTCGAGGCAAAACGCTCATTGGAATGAAGAAAACTTTGGTATTTTATAAAGGAAGAGCTCCAAAAGGGGAAAAAACAAATTGGGTGATCCATGAATTTAGATTAGAGGGTAAATCCTCTGTTCAAACAATACCAAATTCAGACAAGGTATAGATTCTCTGTTTTCCCCTGTTTTTATGTGTACTCTGTTTTCCCCTGCTTTTATGTGTACTCTGTTTTCCCCTGTTTTTACGTCTACTCTATTTTCGGTTACTAATTTCGATACTTATTGAAAGTTACAGAGTGAATGGGTGATCTGCCGGGTGTTTCACAAAACTACTGGCGAGAAAAAGATGAATTCCAGTGCAAATGTACTGCCACAATTGACGGAATCATCAACATCGAGTGGCGGCAGTGGCGGTGGGGCAATTAAATCCGAATCTCTCAACGTGCCCTGCTTCTCCAACCCGATAAACATTCAAACACCACAAAACAACTTTTTTAATATTCCTAATTACTCTTTTGATCATAATTACAATGGTAATTACAGTTTTCCAGCTAATCAACCCAATAATTCCCGGTTCAAATTTCAATTCAATTCCGGGCACACATTTCAAGTTCCGGATCAAACATACATCAAAGAAATCGGAACAGGCTCTCAAGAGACTATAATCAGCAGTGAAATGAACACCGAAATCTCGTCGGTTTTGTCTAGTTTTGAAATGGGAAAAAAGGAATTCGATGATCTAGAAGCTGATCCATCTACTTCTGTAGCTACAATTGATATGGATTGCTTTTGGAATTACTGAAAATGATTAGTTGAATCAAGAACATGAAGATTTAGAAGATGAACGTgaaaattatattgataatattctAGTGGGTGATCACTGCATAGAATTATCTGATTCTTGAGACAAATATTTTTAGGTGATGAAGAAACTTCTTATGATGTAATAAATGATACAATATTTTAGGATTTTTAGTTTTGTTTATAAATAAAATATTAGTGGGAATgatcatatatttattttaattttcattcagttattaagtattgttattttcAATGCTATAAAATTCCGTGGGTTGATTTGTCAAATATTATATTCATTTTGTTTGTTTATAATTGTATTTTTGAAGTAGTTTGTGGGACTTCTATCAACCCTAACAGATTTCTTTGTCTAACATATTGTAAAAAGTGTTAATATCATATGAGTCAAAGTAATGGCTAACAATTTAATGCTTCCATAAGAGTCAAAGACAAATTTGCAAGTTGATATATGGCGACAATATTTTGTATAGTAATCAAGTAGTATAAATAAATGTTAAATGTAAGAATGAAAATTGCACCATTTTCTtgaacacatacttcaagtacttttTATCCTTTCATTTCTTACTCTTGCATTACTATAATATCTATAGTAAGtttaaaccactaaaggtagttataagcctactgaattataacacgttatcagcacgaagtgctccgtataatcaaggtttatctaagcaagcacaagtcactaatcaagaaaatgtcaaacttatcaaagcttgagtttgatgccctagacgtatcgggaacaaactacacatcatgggtcatggatgtagaaataaatcttggatcattgggtattctagaaaccttaatagaaaacaatacttgttctgatcaagataaattaaaatcaattgcttttattcgcaaacatattgatatcaccttaaaacatatgtatctcactattaAAGATCcatatgttttatgggaaagtatcaagagtagattcgataatcaaaaggaaatattactcccagctgcgagggaaaaatggagaaatctaaggttccaagactttaaaaaggtaagtgaatacagctcggccatgttcaagatccgttcaaagcttcaattctgtggtcaagaaataaatgatgctgatatgatggagaaaactttctccacaatgcattctgcaaacattactatataagaaaatttaagattgcagaattacaaaactttttccaaacttcaaacttatctcttagttgcagaagtgaataaagaattactgatgaagaatcaagaatctcgtcctacgggtgcgctagcattccctgaagctaatgctattaacaataataataataataaaaaaagaaatgcacctggacgaggacgtgggcgaggtcgtggtcatattggccaaaatcatcatcatggaaattaccataacaataataaaaatcataactatgttcgaaatcacccttatggtaatggtcgtggtggtggtcgtgatcgtaatggttacggtggtcgtggtcgtgaACAAAGaattaataatccacaaaattataaatttcaaccatcatacaatcccacaaatcataatgttgaaggaagctattcaaagaatattgaagattcttgttatcgatgtggtaaaattggccattggtctaaaaactgtcgaacaaatcaatattctgttaatcaatatcaggaatccctaaaaggaaaaggaaaagaggcaaaccttgtggatgactttgatacaaaaatcactgagccaacaagtgactactttaattaataaatttcctattatatgtccatatcaaataaatggaagtagatttacgatctataccatatctactttactatatgtttccttattatgtactttcggttataacatatttttgaatgtaatatattgatgaattatgtactaattatttgtttctcatattttgaagtttatgatgtacactactggagtgcaaaatcagtcaaatggtggggatctttgtattgcagacagtggtaccacacacactatactcaaatctaaaaaatatttcacggattttaaagcaacagaaggaacggtacatactatatcaggtcctgcggatttaataaaaggaatgggaaaagcaaaattcatgttaccaaatagtacaaattttctgataaaaaatgccttattttctccaatgtcaaagagaaatttgttaagcttctctgacatataccaaaatggatatgattatcagtcagtgactacagaaaatgataaatatttaagtatcactgacaagaagcacgtgattgaaaaactaccaagacttagttctagtttacattatacatatataaatgtaccagaaacacacatggtagttaatgaaaaggcatgtgatcctgtaatgatcaatttgtggcatgaaagattaggccaatcaggatcaacaatgatgaaaagaataattcaaaatacacatggacatccattgacggatcaaaagatccctcatgatgcaattatcccatgtacatcatgctcacttgaaaaattgataataagaccatcacctcttaaggttgaaaaagaatcaccaattttcttgaaagaattcaaggtgatatatgttgaccaattcatccaccatgtggaccatttagatatttcatggtcctaatagacgcatctagtagatggtctcatgtttgtctattatcaaatcgaaacatggcatttgcaaaatttcttgctcaaattattaaattaagagcacatttccctgattatactattaaaagagtgagattggataatgctggtgaatttacatctcaagcatttaatgatttttgcatgtctattgagaTTGTTTTTGAACATCATGTTGCTCATgtacatacacaaaatggtttagcagaatcactaattaaacgattgcagttaatagctagaccattgataatgagaacaaaactcccagtatctatatggggtcatgcaattttacatgatgcatcattaattcgcattagaccaagtgcaagtcatacatattctcccttgcaacttgcttttggccatcagccaaatatttcccaccttagaacatttggttgtgcggtttatgttcctatcgcaccatcaCAACGCATTAAAataggtcctcaaagaaggatgggaatatatgttggatatgaaacatcttcaatcataagatatattgaacccatgacgggtggtgtttttacagcacgttttgctgattgtcactttaatgaaatattgttccctagattagggggagaaataaaaaataaagaaaatgatgtttcatggtgtgaacctcaattaatgtatcttgatcgtcgcacaaaagaatgcgagaccgaagttcaaaaaataatgcatatgcaagaacttgcgaataaattgcctgatgcattttcagatacaaaaagagtgactaaatcatatataccagcagcaaatgctccagctcgaattgaaattccaaaagctggaaataatgtcactcttgagtctttgccacgccagaaacgtgggagaccaattggttccaaagataaaaatcctcgaaaaagaaaatcagctgataatgacgtaaaagaaagtgttcaagaagaaccacaaatcaatactccttctgcagaggagattgatgatgtcaatatggaattttcaatcaattatgcacattcaaaaatattatggaaccgaaatgaaatgaaaaatcttgatgagatattttcatataatgttgcatatgacatcatgaatgatgatgatgatccagaaccaaaatctgtcatggaatgtcaaaatagacatgattaagatcattggaaaggagcaatacgagctgaatttgaatcactcaataaaagaaaagttttcggatctatcattctcacacctaaagatgtgaaacctgtgagaTATAGAtgagtttttgtgcgaaaaagaaatgagaaaaatgaagttataaggtataaagctagacttgtagctcaaggtttttctcaaagaccgggaattgattatgagaaaacttattctcctgttatggatgcaattacttttagatacttaatcagcctgacagtttctaaaaatttagaaatgcatctcattgaTGTTGTGACTGGTTatttatatggatcacttgatagtgatatatatatgaagatacctgaaggatttaaggtatcagaagcaaccaatgcaaaacccaaagaaatgtactcaatcaagttacaaagtgtaacagactgaaacccgggttagttgtaagttgcctattttgccttaggatttgtgcttagtcttaagtgcttttattttaattattttattagtgttttattataattgtattgtgaccagtttgtgacaagggtcccagaacaggttggtttatttaatttggactccgttaggaccgcctaaggagatacaaaaggttatcagataagataactagtaaatacctgcgtgatatggggtatgagtttataactcatttaagtgtatgtatctggatagttctatccatttctcatttcatcaaaccagtgttgcagatctcggaatttctcggcgagatctcggggagatctcggtttcaaaactcaaccgagaatattttcccatctcgttgagatttctcggtcaacggttaaaatctcggtcaacgtcacgatttctcggattttctcggtgagatctcggattttctcgtaatttctcggattttctcgcaatttctcggattttcttctaatttttcgctcatttctcaaattttctcgtaaaaatccatataaatatacatatatttatatatttatacatatttatattaaaaaaactagaaagtcaacacaagtcaacgtccgagatctccccgagatttttccgagatgccgagttctcctcaaaaatgtccaaacgagatctccccgagatccgagttctccaaccttgcatcaaacacatacacgaacacatacacaaacacacacataaaccctaatttgattttgtgagcctttggattaattgaagctagagatatattccttgtgatttcgtgatcaatataaggtatgcatatcatagattcatgtattaattcttgctcaaaatgggttttgtgttcttgaataaaaagtgtgattttaagcttgaatcttcatttttggtgtttgttatgcttaattgatgttagaaataggttgtatatatgtttagtagcttccatgtgcttaaaaacggatcaaaaacactcaaaaatcgagttttgggcgaaaaaatcgcaaaaacagcgaactgcttcgaaacccagttgctacagtattttgctacagtattttgctacagtattttgctacagcacccgaactgctacagtgtcactatttgctacagtacccgagttgctacagtcccccgagttgctacagtatcactatttgctacagtaccgagttgctacagtgtcactatttgctacagttcttttatgaaattgaaacggacgtaactttcaaaacgtaactccgtttttgatgaataaactatcgttagaatcgtaataaagaataattttcaatggtgaacttttaagaaactagatcaaactgtttttaggccgcaaaaggagttttagtgtgtatgtcgtgttttgcacgcacctgtatgccattattgagtggagtcatgatgtagactcataaaattatgaatatatggtgttatgacctagttaatcatatgaaatgattatattatttattggatatgtatattaactttgtttgtgttgttctcaggttataaggacaaggaggaagctcagaaataataactgagcagttgctggtaattggtgagtgggtctatctccggatagagtttaagtagcatatcatgctactgtggttgactcttttaccatgcattgtGTAGAatttgccatgttagaataatatagtatgcctgatgttgtatgtgaattatgtgtacactgtgtgaatggcaccagtcgggcctagggagactggggactcgagaccgtgcctaggagaggttagagtccgtatgaggtcaaccgtgcctaggggaggttgggtccataggctactgattgtagagtatagtgtgaatgatgcatcccctgcatctggataactatactgtgaattgagtagcagggactatcggtagactcaagtccgatcagctaggagtcgtgtgctcgtacaagccgccgatcctcgtattgtcttattgtatactagttgatagttagcatgtgttgttgttagtatatagcttgtgtgtgacttaagctatatctgttagatagattccattcacttagcggtgcgctaatcccccacatattctccccttgcaggtttagatactgctagtcgggaagggtgctattgcagaagacatgtttgacaacccaactctgatgtggacttttgtataaataatgttttgtgataacgtaacaccgttgtgtaaacttaaacgtaatgacgtgacttatattgtgtttgttaataaagtcttccgctgtgtatttaaaaaaaaaatggccggtgttacaagttggtatcagagcatggtttggcagcaaatatgtgctcgtattttgttcccaaaccctgaggcaagtcaaacatgtctgtgggagtgggggctaagtgaaaataggatatacgtgtgttagttgtgattgaagtaactgttatccactatgcttttgtgtgagctgttttgtagcacaggtatggctgatagaaatgtAATTGGCCCCTCCAACCccagaacattcagagcaccagaagagggtgttgattcggatgatgatcagagtagttacatccttcagttagaaagcaagctaaaagaggctgaggataaaattaatgagcttgaattggcgaggcattctggaaatgatgatacaccacctggattcccaacagcgcaatcccaaacgatacctaatgtgccccagaaccagtttcagaatcaaatacctaaccaatattatatgccaccacaaaacacctttacttaccaaaatcccatgatgatgaatccataccaaatgcaaatgttccatcaaccttacatgcaaccacccaaaagatgtacttataagaacttccgtgattgcaaaccctccgagttctctggaagtactgatccgactgtaactctcaattggttgcgagaagttgaaagggtatttgaagcgtgtcagtgtgaacctgagctgaaggtaacatatgctagtagactgttgaaaggtagggctatgatttggtgggattctttgatttccagtataccgaaagagcaagtgagtatgatcacatgggagcagttttatgggaaggtgtgtgaacagtattgtaatccgtttgatatgaaccgaatcaagactgagtttcttgaaatgaagatgacacctcaaatgacgatcgatgaggtagtagagaagtttatggataaactgaggtttgtacaacaatgggtgccagacgaagtgtctcgtatccagcattttgttaatatcattctgcctgagtacagaacttatgttagaacagctacatcattgtctcaagctgttgtgatggctaagatggtagaaagtgatgttcaggccgccagaaacagaatgtttggtaatgtgctacaacaaggtgggcaagtatctggtcaattaggatctaaatccaagaagtctagtgggtttaaatcgaagggtaaaagtggtcagagtagtactggatctggatcaggtaaagggaattggtgtcacacatgtcgatcttctcacattggtcagtgttctgaggctacaagaagatgcttaaagtgtggtgttgttgggcatgagtcttcagcatgcccgtatccaaatagtgtgtgttggagttgtcacaaaccagggcatcgtgcaattagttatccgtcgaagagtggtagttccggggtagggacaggggcgcgttcagcatcagctggagggtcaactacctcgagtgggcagaagaggaagaacccttcaacagcagaggctagagcttttcagatgtcggtggaaaatgttgtggcaaccgacgaagtaatcatcggtatgtttctaatcaactcaatacctgctcgcgtattgtttgattgtggtgccaataggtgttttatgtccctagatttctgtgctaagttgaatttaccagctactgtgttacccaagccggttagtgtagaagtagctgatggtaagaccacacccgtcacaacctatgtgactggggtttgtatagagatcgaagggaagtctttcccggtgacatgtttagtgttacctattcctagctttgatgtagtactaggaatggattggttgagctcgcttagggctaatattaagtgtgataggaaaatgattacctttcgttcgaccgatggaacccgtgttgtggcccgaggggagcggggagggtataattttctgttgataaccatgatgaaagcgaaaaattcgatggcaaagggttgtgaatcatttcttgcatatgtgattgatgcgaagaaagaaaagaaaacagtggccgatattccgatagtatcagaatttcccgaagtgttcccagatgagttaccaggtctgccgccggtaagggaagttgaatataagattgaattggttcctggaacaactccagttgcaaaagctccataccgattagcgccgtctgaaatccgtgaaatgatgtcacagattcaagaactattagatcgtgggtttatccgaccgagttcttcaccgtggggtgctccggtattgtttgttaaaaagaaagatgggtcaatgcgtatgtgtattgattatcatgaattgaacaaaagaacagtgaagaataagtatccgttacctcgaatagaagatttgttcgatcagttacagggtgcttcattcttttctaagatagacttacgatccggatatcatcaggttcgtgttgctgaatcagatataccgaaaacagcgttcagaacaaggtatggtcattatgaatttcttgtcatgccatttgggttgacgaatgcgccagcaatcttcatggatctaatgaatagtgtgtgtcgcccgttcttagataagtttgtgattgtgtttatagatgatatactagtgtattcaaagaccgaaagtgaacatgctgaacatctgagacaggttttgaacatgttgaaacgtgaacaactatttgcaaaattttcaaagtgtgaattttggttacgtgaagtgcagtttttgggtcatgtgatttgtgccgaaggtataaaagttgatccgacaaag of the Rutidosis leptorrhynchoides isolate AG116_Rl617_1_P2 chromosome 5, CSIRO_AGI_Rlap_v1, whole genome shotgun sequence genome contains:
- the LOC139847586 gene encoding NAC domain-containing protein 100-like, with translation MMMENYENRNKDDQLFLPPGFRFHPTDEELITHYLINKFLDNNFSAKAIGEVDMNKIEPWELPGLAKMGEKEWYFFCVRDRKYPTGLRTNRATGAGYWKATGKDKEIFRGKTLIGMKKTLVFYKGRAPKGEKTNWVIHEFRLEGKSSVQTIPNSDKSEWVICRVFHKTTGEKKMNSSANVLPQLTESSTSSGGSGGGAIKSESLNVPCFSNPINIQTPQNNFFNIPNYSFDHNYNGNYSFPANQPNNSRFKFQFNSGHTFQVPDQTYIKEIGTGSQETIISSEMNTEISSVLSSFEMGKKEFDDLEADPSTSVATIDMDCFWNY